One segment of Gordonia terrae DNA contains the following:
- a CDS encoding L,D-transpeptidase family protein, with amino-acid sequence MRLLGLLVIAVLAATVGGAGQSLAAPETTTPGTTTPETSTTPETSTTPGSEIPLLDGILDQLAGTGSADGADAPGTGGPTSQMIVVTAPKASDTTATLTAFDKGADGGWKPVIGPTKAFLGSLGMGEPKDNVHRTPQGTFPLDQAFGRAADPGTKMPYLKVDQQDWWDSNMKSPTYNTHVRQPQSPGGDSENLYNSGPVYDYAVNIAHNPQRTPGRASAMFLHVTNGEPTMGCVAIERELMKKILVWLDPAKNPKITIGVNQGAPAGEAPGATPQSAPGTTPPGTTPPAAVPGADVLTGLLSQLVGVVPSLFGLAGQAG; translated from the coding sequence ATGAGACTGTTGGGACTACTGGTGATCGCGGTGCTGGCCGCGACTGTCGGCGGTGCCGGCCAGTCGCTCGCCGCCCCAGAGACAACTACACCCGGGACGACGACGCCGGAGACCTCCACGACGCCGGAGACCTCCACGACGCCAGGATCGGAGATCCCGCTGCTCGACGGCATCCTCGACCAGTTGGCGGGGACCGGATCGGCCGATGGCGCCGACGCACCCGGAACGGGCGGGCCGACCAGCCAGATGATCGTCGTCACTGCGCCGAAGGCGTCCGACACCACCGCCACCCTGACGGCGTTCGACAAGGGCGCCGACGGTGGTTGGAAACCGGTCATCGGCCCGACGAAGGCGTTCCTCGGGTCGCTGGGCATGGGCGAGCCGAAAGACAACGTCCACCGGACGCCGCAGGGCACCTTCCCGCTCGACCAGGCGTTCGGTCGCGCGGCCGATCCCGGGACCAAGATGCCCTACCTCAAGGTCGACCAGCAGGACTGGTGGGACTCGAACATGAAGTCGCCGACCTACAACACTCACGTACGGCAGCCGCAGAGCCCGGGTGGGGACAGTGAGAACCTGTACAACTCCGGTCCGGTCTACGACTACGCGGTCAACATCGCGCACAACCCGCAGCGCACCCCGGGCCGGGCCTCGGCGATGTTCCTCCACGTGACCAACGGTGAACCGACCATGGGCTGTGTGGCCATCGAGCGTGAACTGATGAAGAAGATCCTCGTGTGGCTGGATCCGGCGAAGAATCCGAAGATCACCATCGGGGTCAACCAGGGAGCGCCGGCCGGCGAGGCGCCCGGAGCAACCCCTCAGTCCGCTCCGGGCACGACGCCGCCGGGGACGACACCACCCGCAGCGGTCCCGGGTGCCGATGTCCTGACCGGGCTGCTCTCGCAGCTCGTCGGCGTGGTTCCCTCGCTTTTCGGGCTCGCTGGTCAGGCGGGCTGA
- a CDS encoding class II fumarate hydratase, with protein sequence MTEADEQYRIEHDTMGEVRVPVDALWRAQTQRAVENFPISGRPLERTQIRAMGLLKAACATVNSDLGLLDTEKADAIVAAATEIADGLHDDQFPIDVFQTGSGTSSNMNTNEVIASIAKSRGVDVHPNDHVNMSQSSNDTFPTATHVAATEAAVTDLIPALEHLQKALGDKATEWREVVKSGRTHLMDAVPVTLGQEFGGYARQVEAGIERITATLPRVGELPIGGTAVGTGLNAPAGFGTKVVAELVRLTGVESLTLAKDNFEAQAARDGLVELSGQLKTIAVSLTKIANDVRWMGSGPLTGLGEILLPDLQPGSSIMPGKVNPVLPEAVTQVAAQVIGNDAAVTWGGGNGAFELNVYIPMMARNVLESEKLLANVSRLFADRCIAGLRANTERLRTLAESSPSIVTPLNSAIGYEEAAAVAKQALKEGKTIRETVIDRGLVGEKLTEDELDARLDVLKMANLDRER encoded by the coding sequence ATGACCGAGGCAGACGAGCAGTACCGCATCGAGCACGACACCATGGGCGAGGTCCGGGTGCCCGTCGACGCCCTGTGGCGGGCCCAGACACAGCGCGCGGTCGAGAACTTCCCGATCAGCGGACGCCCGCTCGAGCGCACGCAGATCCGCGCGATGGGACTGCTGAAGGCGGCGTGCGCCACGGTCAACTCCGACCTCGGCCTCCTCGACACAGAGAAGGCCGACGCGATCGTCGCCGCGGCGACCGAGATCGCCGACGGTCTCCACGACGACCAGTTCCCGATCGATGTGTTCCAGACCGGTTCGGGCACCAGCTCGAACATGAACACCAACGAGGTCATCGCGTCGATCGCGAAGTCACGCGGCGTGGACGTCCACCCCAACGACCATGTCAACATGTCCCAGTCGTCGAACGACACGTTCCCGACGGCGACGCACGTCGCCGCGACCGAAGCTGCCGTCACCGATCTGATCCCGGCGCTCGAGCACCTGCAGAAGGCGCTGGGCGACAAGGCAACCGAGTGGCGTGAGGTCGTCAAGAGCGGTCGCACGCACCTGATGGACGCCGTACCGGTCACGCTCGGTCAGGAGTTCGGCGGCTACGCGCGCCAGGTCGAGGCGGGTATCGAGCGGATCACTGCGACCCTCCCCCGCGTCGGCGAACTGCCCATCGGCGGCACCGCCGTCGGTACCGGCCTCAATGCGCCGGCCGGTTTCGGCACCAAGGTCGTCGCCGAACTCGTGCGGCTGACCGGCGTCGAGTCCCTCACCCTCGCGAAGGACAACTTCGAGGCCCAGGCGGCCCGCGACGGGCTCGTCGAACTCTCCGGTCAACTGAAGACGATCGCGGTGTCACTCACCAAGATCGCCAACGACGTCCGCTGGATGGGCTCGGGTCCACTCACCGGACTCGGTGAGATCCTCCTCCCGGACCTGCAGCCGGGCAGTTCCATCATGCCGGGCAAGGTCAATCCCGTTCTGCCCGAAGCGGTCACACAGGTCGCGGCGCAGGTCATCGGGAACGACGCCGCGGTCACCTGGGGAGGTGGCAACGGAGCGTTCGAGCTCAACGTCTACATCCCGATGATGGCGCGCAACGTCCTCGAGTCGGAGAAGCTGCTCGCCAACGTCTCCCGGTTGTTCGCCGATCGGTGCATCGCCGGCCTGCGGGCCAACACCGAGCGGCTGCGCACGCTCGCGGAGAGTTCGCCCTCGATCGTCACCCCGCTCAACAGCGCCATCGGGTACGAGGAGGCGGCAGCCGTGGCCAAGCAGGCCCTCAAGGAGGGCAAGACCATCCGGGAGACCGTCATCGACCGCGGCCTGGTCGGCGAGAAGCTGACCGAGGACGAGCTCGACGCCCGCCTCGACGTGCTGAAGATGGCCAATCTCGACCGGGAGCGCTGA
- a CDS encoding PhoH family protein yields the protein MTTRTYVLDTSVLLSDPWAVMRFAEHHVVLPLVVISELEGKRHHHELGWFAREALRMLDDMRLEHGRLDLPLEIGDDGGTLQVELNHTDPAVLPAGFRTDSNDSRILACALNLRAEGKDVTLVSKDTPLRVKAGAVGLAADEYHAQDVVVSGWSGMTELDVETAAINTLFAEGVVDIDEARELPCHTGIRLLSATSSALGRVNADKRVQLVRGDREAFGLHGRSAEQRVALDLLLDDSVGIVSLGGKAGTGKSALALCAGLEAVLEKRTQRKVVVFRPLYAVGGQQLGYLPGSESDKMGPWAQAVFDTLEGLASPEVIDEVLSRGMLEVLPLTHIRGRSLHDSFVIVDEAQSLERNVLLTVLSRLGSGSRVVLTHDVAQRDNLRVGRHDGVAAVIEKLKGHPLFAHITLTRSERSPIAALVTEMLEEFAP from the coding sequence GTGACCACACGCACCTACGTCCTCGATACCTCCGTGCTGCTGTCCGACCCCTGGGCGGTCATGCGCTTCGCCGAACACCACGTCGTGCTGCCGCTGGTGGTCATCAGCGAACTCGAGGGCAAACGTCACCACCACGAACTCGGCTGGTTCGCACGTGAGGCGTTGCGCATGCTCGACGACATGCGACTCGAACACGGTCGGCTCGACCTGCCGCTCGAGATCGGCGATGACGGCGGCACCCTCCAGGTGGAGCTCAACCACACCGACCCCGCGGTTCTACCCGCCGGATTCCGCACCGACTCCAACGACTCCCGCATCCTCGCGTGTGCCCTGAACCTGCGCGCCGAGGGCAAGGACGTGACCCTGGTGTCCAAGGACACGCCGCTGCGTGTGAAGGCCGGCGCGGTGGGGCTGGCCGCCGACGAGTACCACGCCCAGGACGTCGTCGTGTCGGGGTGGTCGGGCATGACCGAACTCGACGTCGAGACCGCCGCGATCAACACGCTGTTCGCCGAGGGCGTCGTGGACATCGACGAGGCCCGGGAGCTCCCGTGCCACACCGGAATCCGATTGCTCAGCGCCACGTCGAGTGCGTTGGGCCGGGTGAATGCCGACAAGCGGGTGCAGTTGGTACGTGGCGACCGTGAGGCCTTCGGACTCCACGGACGGTCGGCCGAGCAGCGGGTCGCGCTCGATCTGCTCCTCGACGACAGCGTCGGGATCGTGTCGCTCGGCGGCAAGGCGGGCACCGGCAAATCGGCGTTGGCGCTCTGCGCGGGACTCGAAGCCGTCCTGGAGAAGCGCACGCAGCGCAAGGTTGTCGTGTTCCGTCCGCTGTACGCGGTCGGTGGGCAGCAATTGGGCTACCTGCCCGGTAGTGAGTCGGACAAGATGGGTCCGTGGGCACAGGCGGTGTTCGACACCCTCGAAGGACTCGCGTCACCGGAGGTCATCGACGAGGTTCTCAGCCGCGGGATGCTGGAGGTGCTGCCGCTGACGCACATCCGTGGACGTTCACTGCACGACTCGTTCGTCATCGTCGACGAGGCGCAGTCGCTGGAACGCAACGTGTTGCTCACCGTTCTCTCCCGGTTGGGTTCGGGGTCGCGGGTGGTGCTGACGCACGACGTCGCCCAGCGCGACAACCTCCGGGTGGGCCGTCACGACGGTGTGGCCGCAGTCATCGAGAAGCTGAAGGGGCACCCGCTCTTCGCGCACATCACGCTCACCCGCAGCGAGCGGTCGCCGATCGCCGCACTCGTGACCGAGATGCTCGAGGAGTTCGCACCGTAG
- a CDS encoding PIG-L deacetylase family protein, whose translation MAAQLLPFPTDWQTALVLVAHPDDPEYGMAAAVARWTGEGRRVVYALASSGERGIEGLAPAECGPLREAEQRASASIVGVDEVEFWGFPDSDIRNVPELRAKIAETVDRVRPQVIVSLFGGPEWAPGMPNQRDHMEFAAAVLDTYDALESPPSWLFENGPAATHVVEVEDQIDTAVHALAAHDRYLSVLDPDTPVLDQARTQIEMATAPRDDDPRGHVAGFELKRGRRS comes from the coding sequence GTGGCGGCGCAACTGCTTCCCTTCCCCACCGACTGGCAGACCGCGCTCGTGCTCGTCGCCCACCCGGATGATCCCGAATACGGGATGGCGGCGGCCGTCGCCCGCTGGACCGGCGAGGGCCGACGCGTGGTGTACGCGCTGGCCTCGAGCGGCGAGCGGGGCATCGAGGGTCTGGCACCGGCCGAATGCGGCCCGCTGCGGGAAGCCGAGCAGCGCGCGTCGGCGTCGATCGTCGGCGTCGACGAGGTCGAGTTCTGGGGCTTTCCGGACAGCGACATCCGCAATGTCCCCGAGTTGCGGGCCAAGATCGCCGAGACCGTCGACCGCGTCCGCCCGCAGGTCATCGTGTCGCTGTTCGGCGGCCCCGAATGGGCGCCGGGGATGCCGAACCAGCGTGACCACATGGAGTTCGCGGCGGCGGTGCTCGACACCTACGACGCCCTGGAGTCGCCACCGTCGTGGTTGTTCGAGAACGGCCCGGCGGCGACCCACGTCGTCGAGGTCGAGGATCAGATCGACACGGCCGTGCACGCGCTGGCCGCGCACGACCGATACCTCTCGGTCCTCGACCCGGACACCCCCGTGCTCGATCAGGCGCGGACACAGATCGAGATGGCGACGGCCCCGCGGGACGACGACCCCCGCGGCCACGTGGCCGGCTTCGAGCTGAAGCGAGGCCGCCGGAGCTGA
- a CDS encoding GAF domain-containing sensor histidine kinase, giving the protein MVSEFSELDPRSLEMQKALSQMRLRELLDEVSDRIGQIADVRDQTDGLLQAMLVVSSGLDLETTLDSIVASAIRLVDAEYGALGVLGSGHHLSAFLSQGIDDETRVLIGNLPTGGGVLGQLIDQPELLRLSDLSQHPESVGFPEHHPPMTSFLGTPIRVRDEIFGNLYLTEKKNGGVFTEDDEVVIQALASAAGIAIDNARLYERAQNQLAWIEANRDVMTELLTGADHQDVLEEIARKVLSLADADLVFIAEPHDTDEPVELIEELVITVAEGADGDVFRGQSVPITGSTSGTAFVQRRPVLRNHLEYDVGDSTRYGPVMAAPLRTVDSTRGVLIAMRADGREPFARDLLGLSADFADQAALALQLATATMQTHQMRVLEDRERIARDLHDHVIQRIFAEGLSLQATLQRTHSPDIRSRLTRSINNLQDIVQEVRTTIFDLQAEDMTVTRLRQRVQEAIDQQIDDLPIQMHVRTSGPLSVVDPPLAEHVVAVTREAVSNVVKHARATTVTVSIAVADELVVEVIDDGIGLPSDVTPSGLRNLALRAEKVGGEFTLTTPPDGGGLALRWSAQL; this is encoded by the coding sequence ATGGTTTCCGAATTCTCGGAACTCGACCCGAGATCGCTCGAAATGCAGAAAGCGCTGTCGCAGATGCGATTGCGCGAGTTGCTCGACGAGGTCTCCGACCGGATCGGTCAGATCGCCGACGTGCGGGATCAGACCGACGGCCTCCTGCAGGCGATGCTCGTCGTCAGCTCCGGACTCGACCTGGAGACCACGCTCGATTCGATCGTGGCGTCGGCGATCCGACTGGTCGACGCCGAATACGGGGCGCTCGGAGTGCTCGGGAGCGGCCACCACCTGTCCGCGTTCCTCTCGCAGGGAATCGACGACGAGACCCGGGTGCTCATCGGCAATCTGCCGACCGGGGGCGGCGTCCTCGGCCAGCTCATCGATCAGCCCGAACTCCTGCGACTGTCCGACCTGTCCCAGCATCCCGAATCGGTGGGATTCCCCGAGCATCATCCGCCGATGACGAGTTTCCTCGGCACGCCCATCCGGGTTCGCGACGAGATCTTCGGCAATCTCTACCTGACCGAGAAGAAGAACGGCGGTGTCTTCACCGAGGACGACGAGGTGGTGATCCAGGCGCTGGCGTCCGCGGCCGGGATCGCCATCGACAATGCCCGGCTCTACGAGCGGGCGCAGAACCAGCTGGCCTGGATCGAGGCCAACCGCGACGTGATGACGGAGTTGCTGACCGGCGCCGATCATCAGGATGTCCTCGAAGAGATCGCCCGGAAGGTGCTCAGCCTCGCCGACGCCGACCTCGTCTTCATTGCCGAGCCCCACGACACCGACGAGCCCGTCGAACTGATCGAGGAACTCGTCATCACGGTGGCCGAGGGTGCCGACGGTGATGTCTTCCGCGGCCAGAGCGTTCCCATCACCGGGTCGACGTCGGGAACCGCTTTCGTCCAGCGACGCCCCGTGCTCCGCAATCACCTCGAATACGACGTCGGGGACTCCACACGCTATGGGCCGGTGATGGCCGCTCCGCTGCGCACGGTGGATTCCACGCGGGGGGTGCTGATCGCGATGCGGGCCGACGGACGAGAACCGTTCGCGCGGGATCTCCTCGGGCTCAGCGCGGACTTCGCCGACCAGGCCGCACTGGCACTGCAGCTGGCCACCGCGACGATGCAGACCCACCAGATGCGGGTCCTCGAAGATCGGGAACGCATCGCCCGCGATCTACACGATCACGTGATCCAGCGGATCTTCGCCGAGGGACTCAGCCTGCAGGCAACACTGCAGCGCACCCATTCACCCGACATCCGCTCGCGACTCACCCGCTCCATCAACAACCTGCAGGACATCGTCCAGGAGGTCCGGACGACCATCTTCGATCTGCAGGCCGAGGACATGACGGTGACCCGTCTGCGGCAGCGTGTGCAAGAGGCCATCGACCAGCAGATCGACGACCTGCCGATACAGATGCACGTGCGGACCTCCGGGCCCCTGTCCGTGGTCGATCCGCCACTGGCCGAGCACGTCGTCGCCGTGACGCGCGAGGCGGTGAGCAACGTCGTCAAGCACGCCCGGGCGACGACGGTGACGGTGTCGATCGCAGTCGCCGACGAACTCGTGGTCGAGGTCATCGACGACGGCATCGGCCTGCCGTCGGACGTGACCCCCAGCGGCCTGCGCAATCTCGCACTACGTGCGGAGAAGGTCGGCGGCGAGTTCACGCTGACCACTCCGCCGGACGGCGGTGGTCTCGCGCTGCGGTGGTCAGCGCAGCTCTAG
- the glyA gene encoding serine hydroxymethyltransferase: MTANPSSVNSMSLAELDPDVAAAMNGELSRQRDTLEMIASENFVPRAVLQAQGSVLTNKYAEGYPGRRYYGGCEYVDVVEDIARNRAKELFGADFANVQPHSGAQANAAVLQALMEPGETMLGLDLAHGGHLTHGMRLNFSGKLYENAFYGVSKEDFRIDMDEVRKIALDVKPKVIVAGWSAYPRTLDFEAFRSIADEVGAHLWVDMAHFAGLVAAGIHPSPVPHADVVSSTVHKTLGGPRSGIILAKQEWAKKLNSAVFPGQQGGPLMHAIAGKAVALKIAATEEFAERQRRTLSGARALAERLTGSDVAKAGVSVLTGGTDVHLVLVDLRDSALDGQQAEDLLHQVGITVNRNAVPFDPRPPMVTSGLRIGTPALATRGFGDEQFTEVADIIATALAAGESADVTALRGRVSKLALDFPLYEGLEEWGLMSRI, encoded by the coding sequence ATGACCGCGAACCCGTCATCCGTGAACTCGATGTCCCTGGCCGAGCTCGACCCCGATGTCGCCGCCGCCATGAACGGCGAACTCAGCCGCCAGCGCGACACCCTCGAGATGATCGCCTCGGAGAACTTCGTGCCGCGCGCGGTCCTGCAGGCGCAGGGCAGCGTGCTCACCAACAAGTACGCCGAGGGATATCCGGGACGCCGCTACTACGGCGGCTGCGAGTACGTCGACGTCGTCGAGGACATCGCACGCAACCGGGCGAAGGAACTGTTCGGCGCCGACTTCGCGAACGTGCAGCCACACTCGGGTGCCCAGGCCAACGCCGCGGTGCTGCAGGCGCTCATGGAGCCGGGGGAGACCATGCTCGGTCTCGACCTCGCCCACGGCGGTCACCTCACCCACGGCATGCGCCTGAACTTCTCCGGCAAGCTCTACGAGAACGCCTTCTACGGCGTCAGCAAAGAGGATTTCCGCATCGATATGGACGAGGTGCGCAAGATCGCCCTCGACGTGAAGCCGAAGGTCATCGTGGCCGGCTGGTCGGCCTACCCCCGGACGCTCGACTTCGAGGCGTTCCGGTCCATCGCCGACGAGGTCGGCGCCCACCTCTGGGTCGACATGGCGCACTTCGCCGGCCTCGTCGCCGCCGGAATCCACCCGTCGCCGGTGCCGCACGCCGACGTCGTGTCCTCGACCGTGCACAAGACGCTCGGCGGTCCTCGTTCGGGAATCATCCTGGCCAAGCAGGAGTGGGCCAAGAAGCTGAACTCCGCGGTCTTCCCCGGGCAGCAGGGCGGTCCGCTCATGCATGCCATCGCGGGCAAGGCCGTCGCCCTGAAGATCGCCGCCACCGAGGAATTCGCCGAGCGCCAGCGCCGCACCCTGTCCGGTGCCCGGGCTCTCGCCGAGCGACTCACGGGCTCCGACGTCGCCAAGGCCGGGGTCTCGGTGCTCACCGGTGGTACCGACGTCCACCTCGTCCTGGTCGACCTGCGCGACAGCGCGCTCGACGGCCAGCAGGCCGAGGACCTGCTCCACCAGGTTGGTATCACCGTCAACCGCAACGCGGTGCCCTTCGATCCGCGTCCGCCCATGGTCACCTCGGGCCTGCGTATCGGTACTCCCGCGCTGGCCACGCGCGGCTTCGGCGACGAGCAGTTCACCGAGGTCGCCGACATCATCGCGACCGCGCTCGCCGCCGGTGAGTCCGCCGACGTCACCGCCCTGCGCGGGCGTGTGTCCAAGCTCGCGCTCGACTTCCCGCTCTACGAAGGTCTCGAGGAGTGGGGCCTCATGAGCCGGATCTGA
- a CDS encoding response regulator transcription factor gives MIRVFLVDDHEIVRRGLVELLDSVADVEVVGEAASVAQALARIPAVSPDVAVLDVRLPDGNGIELCRDLLSRVDGLRCLMLTSLTDDEAMMDAILAGASGYVIKDITGMELARAITEVGAGRSLLDNRAAAALMDRLRARQDAEKPVDDGLSEQDRTLLALLGEGLTNRQIAARMHLAEKTVKNYVSRLLSRLGMERRTQAAVYAAKAANRDRRR, from the coding sequence ATGATCCGGGTATTCCTGGTCGACGACCACGAAATCGTCCGCCGGGGTCTTGTCGAACTCCTCGACTCCGTAGCCGACGTGGAGGTGGTCGGCGAAGCCGCGTCCGTCGCGCAGGCGCTGGCGCGGATTCCCGCGGTGTCGCCGGACGTCGCCGTACTCGATGTCCGGCTGCCCGACGGCAACGGCATCGAACTGTGCCGCGACCTCCTGAGCAGGGTGGACGGCCTCCGCTGTCTCATGCTGACCTCGCTGACCGACGACGAGGCGATGATGGACGCCATCCTGGCCGGGGCCAGCGGCTATGTCATCAAGGACATCACCGGTATGGAGCTGGCACGGGCCATCACGGAGGTCGGCGCCGGTCGATCGCTGCTCGACAACCGCGCCGCCGCGGCCCTGATGGACCGATTACGCGCGCGACAGGACGCCGAGAAGCCCGTGGACGACGGTCTCAGCGAACAGGACCGCACACTGCTCGCCCTCCTCGGAGAGGGTCTGACGAACCGTCAGATCGCCGCTCGCATGCATCTCGCGGAGAAAACCGTCAAGAACTACGTCTCGCGACTTCTCAGCCGGCTCGGGATGGAACGGCGCACGCAGGCGGCCGTGTACGCGGCCAAGGCCGCGAACCGCGATCGACGACGCTGA
- a CDS encoding acyl-ACP desaturase yields MNALTEDDLIIALEKALPEIAEDHQSAASPWNPHDWVPWDDGRNFGFLGGSDFDPSEAFLSDEARAGLLALLLTKDNLPSYHRVLAKHFPAFSDWRQLVGVWTAEDNRHAIVLRDYLVVRRAIDPVDAEERRRIHVTQGYRQIPEQVDPLGPLDVLALMAVHENQCVHFIKRMTAVAGDEALVEILTKIANDDQGQATTFGAFLNAGIIADQDATVLAIDSALALDEPIGHDIADFDTERALIADYEDDDVKAAIAAALADAVKLDTVSGLGTEAEAARTRILARAGR; encoded by the coding sequence ATGAACGCCCTCACTGAAGACGACCTGATCATCGCACTCGAGAAGGCTCTTCCCGAGATCGCGGAAGACCACCAGTCGGCTGCGAGCCCCTGGAATCCGCACGACTGGGTGCCGTGGGACGACGGACGCAACTTCGGGTTCCTCGGCGGTTCGGACTTCGACCCGTCGGAGGCCTTCCTGTCCGACGAGGCGCGCGCCGGGCTCCTCGCGCTCCTGCTGACCAAGGACAACCTGCCGTCGTATCACCGGGTGCTGGCCAAGCACTTCCCGGCGTTCTCCGACTGGCGGCAGCTCGTGGGCGTGTGGACCGCCGAGGACAACCGGCACGCCATCGTGCTGCGCGACTACCTCGTCGTCCGGCGCGCCATCGATCCGGTGGACGCCGAGGAGCGTCGCCGCATCCACGTCACGCAGGGGTACCGGCAGATCCCGGAGCAGGTCGACCCGCTCGGCCCGCTCGACGTGCTCGCGCTGATGGCCGTGCACGAGAACCAGTGCGTGCACTTCATCAAGCGAATGACTGCGGTTGCCGGCGACGAGGCACTCGTCGAGATCCTGACGAAGATCGCCAATGACGACCAGGGGCAGGCAACCACCTTCGGCGCGTTCCTCAACGCCGGGATCATCGCCGACCAGGACGCCACCGTCCTCGCCATCGACAGCGCGCTGGCCCTCGACGAGCCCATCGGCCACGACATCGCCGATTTCGACACCGAGCGCGCTCTCATCGCCGACTACGAGGACGATGACGTGAAGGCGGCCATCGCCGCGGCACTGGCCGACGCGGTCAAGCTCGACACCGTCTCGGGACTCGGCACGGAGGCGGAGGCCGCGCGCACCCGCATCCTCGCGCGCGCCGGCCGCTGA
- a CDS encoding universal stress protein has translation MTASTIVGIDGSATARTAACWAARDARLHDSPLQLVSAACPSAGLVAESPQALEPLRRRAERALSDSRRAIAESGQAIAQIDWITSRIECAPPIPTLLDASSAARMLVVGNRGHRAADRVPLGSVAVALAEHCRSPLTVVRDPGPVVRESLSAAVVVGVDGSRASRRAATAAFAEAAVRGVALTVVHAWSDSDGSDRDPTTVSPEHDLIAWRNLRTRVATGWLDDELRSLRADHPTVRVRCSIVRDRPARALLDHAQAAQLVVIGARGRGGFDHMLLGSTGRAVLHGARCPVMVIPPDR, from the coding sequence TTGACTGCGTCCACGATCGTCGGGATCGACGGTTCGGCCACCGCCCGCACGGCGGCGTGCTGGGCGGCACGCGATGCTCGGTTGCACGATTCACCGCTCCAGCTCGTGTCCGCGGCATGCCCGTCGGCCGGCCTCGTCGCCGAGAGCCCGCAGGCCCTCGAGCCGCTGCGGAGGCGCGCTGAACGGGCCCTGTCGGACTCGCGCCGGGCGATCGCGGAATCGGGTCAGGCGATCGCTCAGATCGACTGGATCACCAGCCGGATCGAGTGCGCACCGCCCATACCCACTCTGCTCGACGCATCGTCGGCGGCGCGGATGCTGGTCGTCGGCAACCGAGGTCATCGCGCAGCCGACCGCGTTCCGCTGGGATCGGTCGCGGTTGCACTCGCCGAACACTGCCGGAGTCCGTTGACCGTGGTCCGTGACCCGGGTCCGGTTGTTCGTGAATCGTTGTCGGCTGCGGTCGTGGTCGGAGTGGACGGGTCGCGCGCGAGTCGCCGGGCCGCGACCGCCGCCTTCGCCGAGGCAGCGGTCCGCGGTGTCGCCCTCACGGTTGTCCACGCCTGGAGCGACTCGGACGGGTCCGACCGTGATCCGACGACGGTGTCACCCGAGCACGACCTCATCGCCTGGCGGAACCTGCGCACCCGGGTTGCGACGGGCTGGCTCGACGACGAACTCCGTTCGCTGCGCGCAGACCACCCGACGGTCCGGGTTCGGTGCTCCATCGTGCGGGATCGTCCGGCGCGGGCACTTCTCGATCACGCACAGGCCGCGCAGCTGGTGGTGATCGGCGCACGTGGACGCGGTGGCTTCGACCACATGCTCTTGGGTTCGACGGGACGCGCCGTGCTCCACGGAGCCCGTTGCCCGGTCATGGTCATCCCGCCCGATCGATGA